CCACCCCACCCGAAGCCGGCAGTCCGACCACCGCGCTGAGCAACGCATGCCCGCTGATTCCCAGTCCCAAGCCCGTGACGTCCGCCCCGACACCCTCGCCGGCCAGCCAAAACCTGCGTCGGTCAAAGGCATACGTCGGTAGCTCGACGAAGCCGGCGCCGTCCAATACCCCGCGCCAGTTCACGTTCACGCCCGCCACGTACGCGGCGGCGGCCGACAGCAGGAACCGCTCCAGCCCACCGTCATCACGGCCCAGGGTGGGAACAACGATGGCCTCGGTGTCGCCGGCGGCATTGCTGTCGTTGAAAGTGCCCTCGATTCCGGCGATCAACGCGGGATGCGGACTGGATTCGATGAATGTCCGGTATCCGTGTTCGCATGCCGTGCGCACCGCCTGGTCGAACTGCACGGTCTGACGGATGTTGCGGTACCAGTAGGCGGCGTCCAAACCAGCTGCGTCCAAACGGCTTCCGGTCACCGTCGAAAAGAAGGCCACCCGCGAGGACCGGGGCTCGATGCCGGCCAACACCTCGGTCAGCTCGTCACGAATCGCCTCGACCTCAACCGAATGCGACGCGTAGTCCACGTCAATCCGGCGGGTCCGCAGATCCAGGTCGGCGCAGAAGCCGATGAGCTCCTCCAGCGCGGCGACCTCACCGGAGACCACGACCGCCGACGGGCCATTGACGGCGGCGATGCTGATCCGATTGCCGTACGGAGCCAGCAATTCCCGCGCGCGTTCGGTACTGCACGCGATGGAGACCATGCCGCCGGGGTGGGCCAGCGACCGCAGCAGTTTGCTGCGCAACGTCACCACCCGTGCGGCATCCTGCAACGACAGCGCACCGGCCACGTAGGCCGCGGCGATTTCGCCTTGCGAGTGGCCGATCACCGCGTCCGGGTTGACTCCGACCGACTTCCACAGTTCGGCCAGCGACACCATCACCGCGAACAGCACCGGCTGCACCACGTCCACGCGATCCATCCCCGGAGCGCCCGGCGCACCACGCAGGACGTCGATCAGTGACCAGTCGACGAATTCCGCGAACGCCTGGGCGCACTCCTCGATCTGCTGCGCGAATACCGGTGCGGTATCCAGCAATTCGATGCCCATGCCCACCCATTGGGAACCTTGGCCGGGAAAAACGAAGATGTGCTTGCCCGCGGGCAGGGCGGTACCCCGAACGATGGAGCCGCCCGGGTCGTCGGCGGCCAATTCCGCGAGCCCGGCCAGCAATTGATCCCGGTCATCGCCGACGACGACGGCCCGATGCTCGAAGGTCGCCCGGCCCGCCAACGACCACGCGACATCGGCAATGCCGAGTTCATCATCGGCAGCTACGTGTGCGGACAGCCGGGCGGCCTGAGACGCCAACGCCGGCAACGATTTTGCTGACAGGACCCACGGAACCACCGCGGGCGTCGGGACGGCCTCCCGCGGCTCGGTCGGGGCGGATTCGACGATCACGTGGGCGTTGGTGCCACTGATCCCGAACGACGAGATGCCCGCGCGGCGGGCGTGTTCCTTGACCGGCCAGGGCCGCGCCTCGGTCAGCAACGACACCGCACCCGCCGACCAATCCACATGCGGGCTGGGCTGATCCACATGCAACGTCGCCGGCAGCAGCTCGTGACGCATCGCAAGCACCATCTTGATCACACCGGCGACCCCGGCGGCGGCCTGCGTGTGACCCATATTCGACTTGATCGACCCCAGCCACAGCGGCTCGGTGCGATCCTGGCCGTAGGTCGCCAACAACGCCTGCGCCTCAATCGGATCACCCAATGTGGTGCCGGTGCCGTGGCCTTCCACCACGTCGACCTCGGCCGCCGACAACCCGGCGCTGGCCAGCGCCGCGCGCACCACCCGCTGTTGCGAGGGGCCGTTGGGCGCGGTCAGGCCGTTGGAGGCGCCATCCTGATTGACCGCCGAACCCCGCACCACCGCCAACACCGGATGACCCAACCGGCGCGCGTCCGACAACCGCTCCACGACCAGCATGGCGCCGCCCTCGGACCAGCCCACCCCGTCGGCCGCGCCCGCGTAGGCCTTGGACCGGCCGTCGGGTGCGAGCCCCCGGTGCCGGCTGAACTCGATGAAAACCGTTGGCGTGGCGTTGACGGTCGCGCCGCCGGCCAGAGCCAGGTCGCACTCGCCGGACCGCAGCGACTGCACCGCCATATGCAACGCCACCAGCGACGAGGAGCACGCCGTGTCCACCGACACCGCCGGACCCTCGAGCCCCAGCACATAGGAAACCCGCCCCGAGGCGACGCTGGAGGTCATGCCGGTCAGGCGGTAGCCCTCGATCTCCTCGGCGAGCATGCCGTAGCCCTGGACGATGAGGCCGGCAAACACTCCGGTCGCGCTGCCGCGCAGCGCGCTGGGGTCGATCCCGCCCCGCTCCAATGCCTCCCACGACAATTCCAGCAGCATTCGATGCTGGGGGTCCATCGCGAGCGCCTCGGTGGGTGCGATGCCGAAGAAGGCGGGGTCGAAGTCGGCGACATCGTCGACGAAGCCACCGGTGCGAGCGTATGTCTTGTGGCGCGCATCGGGATCCGGGTCGAACAGCCCGGCCAGATCCCAGCCACGATCGGCCGGAAACTCCGAGATCACGTCGCGGCCGTCGGCCACCATTTGCCACAGACTCTCGGGCGTATCCACCCCGCCCGGGAAGCGACAGGACATGCCGACGATCGCGATCGGCTCGCTCGCGCGCTCCAGCAGCGCGCGGTTGGTGCGCTTCAGGCGTTCAACCTGGACCAGCGCTTTCCGCAGCGCCTCGGTCGCATGCTGGAGTTGATCCACCTCAGTACCCCTTGCCTAACATTGGCCGATTTCAACCACCGGATGCCGAGTCACGGCAGTTGCTGCACGAAGAGACGTCGTGCTGCTCTCCGACCCAAGAACGTCGCTGGTGAGTATGGTCAACTCCGACGGGATTTCAAAACGTCCGATGCTCCCGGTGCCTAAAGGAGGATCGGATTCGACGTGTGGAACGCCGTGTCCGGGCGGATATGGGCACGCCCGGCGCCGCTGCGGTCCCGCTGACCGCGCCCTACGCCTGGTACCCCGTCCATGGCGCGACTGTACCCGGCTCACCATCGGTCGTGGTCGACGCCTTCAGACGGATGCTCGACGCCAGCCGTCGGCGGCCTGGGCGGCGCGGATCAGCGCGTCGCACAACTCGCGCAGCTCGGTTGCCTCGGCGCCTTCATCGAGCGCCGTGGCGACATCCTCGGCGGCGCATCGGACCTGGTAGACGCGATCCGACAGGTCGGACGCGTCGTCCGCCGACAGCACCACAGCGTCGGCCGGCAGGGCCGTCATCTCACCCCGGTTGATCGAAGCCCGCTGCTCGTAAGCCCGCTGCCGGCACGACTGCCGACAGTATTGACGACGCCGACCCATGCCGACTTCCGTCACGTCTCGACCGCACCAGCGGCATGGCTGTGGGTGGGAACGGCGGCTCACGCATGCCGACTTTAGTCGGCCGCGCGTCGCGATCCCGGTATCATTGACGGTCGAGTCGCGTACGTCGCGTGTCGACTCGGGAACTACGCAGAACGTCCTGACGTTTGCTATGCGAATAGAATCGCGGCACCGGAGCTTAAGAGCTCAGAGGATTTAAAGGAGTAGCAGCCATGGCTGATCGTGTACTGAGGGGCAGTCGCCTCGGAGCCGTGAGCTACGAGACCGACCGCAACCATGATCTGGCTCCGCGTCAGCTCGCGAAGTACCGTACCGAGAACGGCGAGGAATTCGAGGTTCCGTTCGCCGACGACGCCGATATCCCCGGCACCTGGCTGTGCCGCAACGGCATGGAAGGCACCCTCATCGAGGGCGACCTGCCCGAGCCGAAGAAGGTCAAGCCACCCCGCACGCACTGGGACATGCTGCTGGAACGACGTACCGTCGAAGAACTCGAAGAACTGCTCAAGGAGCGCCTCGAACTGATCCGGTCGAAGCGCCGCGGCTGACCGGGCTTCGCGCCCGCTCGACTACGTTCTGTCGGCTGCGCGGGCGGCCCGAGCGCCGTTCCTGCGACTCTCGACGCCCCATTTCGCGACCTTGACCAGCGCTTCGCGAATGTTGGATCCGCTCATTTTGGATACGCCGAGCTCGCGCTCGGTGAAAGTGATCGGCACCTCGACGACGATGAAGCCGTTGTCGAGGGTGCGCCGGGTCAGATCGATCTGGAAGCAATAGCCCTTGGAGTCCACGCCGTCGAGATCGATCGCTTCCAGGACTTCGCGGCGGTAGGCGCGGTAGCCGGCGGTGATGTCGTGAATGTCGATGTCGAGCGCCACTCGGGCATAGGTATTGGCTGTCCAGGACAGGGCCCAGCGCCGCTTCGGCCAATTTCGCACCGCTCCCCCGTCGACATAGCGCGAACCGATGGCCAGGTCGGCGCCGGAGTCCACGGCGTCCAGGAGTCGGCGCAGCTGCTCCGGAGCATGACTGCCGTCGGCGTCCATCTCGACGAGTACCGCGTAGTCCCGACTCAAACCCCAGCCGAAACCCGCGAGGTAGGCGGCGCCCAGGCCATCCTTGGCCGTGCGATGCATGACGTGGGTGCGACCGCCGTCGGCCGCGGCCAGCTCATCGGCGAGATCGCCGGTCCCATCGGGGCTGCCGTCGTCCACGATCAGTACGTGCACATCGGGGCAGGCGTCCTGCAGCCGCCGATGAATCAGCGGCAGGTTCTCCCGCTCGTTGAAGGTCGGGATGATAACCAGGACACGCTGGCTGGGACGATTACCCGGGGCCCGGGTCGCCTGCTCGCCGGTGGTCATTGATCTCCTCTATGTCGCCCGAGATAACGCGGTTGTGGGCCGCCCTTTTGGTGGAGCGGAGTGTAGTCACCGCCTGTGTCCGGCGGAGCGTCGTGCGCGGTCGTCGGGACTTCCTCGTCGGGCCGGGGTTCGTCCGGAGTCGCCCCACTGTCCGCCGATTCAGCCGAAGGCCTGGACCGCAGCCGAATCGAACGCGGGAAGATCCTATTGTGCCGTATTCCGGCCAGAATGACCGCTCCGGCCGCCGCGACCAGCACCCACTGCACGATCGGGGACCATTGAGTCGCCGGCGTCAGCTTCGTCTTGAGGCGCACCTGGATGTCCAGGTAGGCGGGCTGGAAGAAGTCGGTGCGGACCAGCTCGGCGCCATCGGGCGCGATCACGGAACTGATCCCGGTGGTACCGGCGACCACGACGTATCGGTCGTGCTCGACGGCCCGAACCTTGGCGAACGCCAGCTGTTGCTCGCTCATGCGCTTGTTGAAGGTGGCGTTGTTGGCGGGTACCGCCAGCAGCTGGGCACCGTTGAGGACGGCTGTTCGCGGCACCCGGTCGAAGATCACCTCCCAGCAGGTGGCCACGCCGACGGGCACTCCGGCGATCTGCACGACGTCGGTGCCTTGACCGGGGATGAAATTGCCGGCCCGGTCGGCATAGCTCGACAGATATTTGAACAGCCACGCCATGGGCAGGTATTCGCCGAACGGCTGGACGATCGTTTTGTCGTGCCGGTCGGCCGGTCCGGTGACGGGATTCCACACAATGGCGGTGTTGGTGTACTGGACGGGCCCTTGCTCGCTGCCCGGAACGGCGAGCACCGCGCCGATCAGGATCGGCGCGTTGATCGCATGGGCTGCCTCCGCGATTCGTTGGGCGGCGTCGGCGTTGACGAATGGGTCGATGTCGGAAGAATCCTCCGGCCAAATAACGAAC
The DNA window shown above is from Mycobacterium sp. Aquia_216 and carries:
- a CDS encoding RNA polymerase-binding protein RbpA, whose product is MADRVLRGSRLGAVSYETDRNHDLAPRQLAKYRTENGEEFEVPFADDADIPGTWLCRNGMEGTLIEGDLPEPKKVKPPRTHWDMLLERRTVEELEELLKERLELIRSKRRG